The Anastrepha ludens isolate Willacy chromosome X, idAnaLude1.1, whole genome shotgun sequence genome includes a window with the following:
- the LOC128869565 gene encoding uncharacterized protein LOC128869565 — MFVKKMNDLFDELDAKRFQSKNPSKCPIRRGDSKKIDRLNEHLDFLRSFKLPENVRVQCIEGFRITISAMQKLCEELFIEHSSLKFIFTGKINQDALENFFYRIRASQGMNTHPSAHEIQYIVARLISMKILRQRFEKKGSNCADDDDVNLDWYIGPEDRHLETEVGDQRNEDLVLEEIDVEDIHFAEESDEAEVQVQRYFTGYGIYQKMLCKLKCEKCTHAMTKTKGELKLHSEALIRSKNFTDDSDLRLVNPEDRVFEVCRLQMVWYRQLFAKYAHIAGLRCLMLSALKEKTQKVFPDWFVGSGECRDHREKLLDFLLTVLLFKNAKWLLRNEVNKVKERKLQNKLKKL; from the coding sequence atgttcgttaaaaaaatgaatgatctGTTCGATGAATTGGATGCAAAAAGATTCCAGTCGAAAAATCCTTCAAAATGTCCGATTAGGCGGGgtgacagcaaaaaaattgatagATTGAATGAACATCTAGATTTTTTGCGGTCATTCAAGTTGCCGGAAAACGTACGCGTGCAGTGCATCGAAGGTTTCCGCATAACGATTTCAGCGATGCAAAAGTTATGCGAGGAACTTTTCATTGAGCACAGCtccctcaaatttattttcaccgggaaaataaatcaagatgcgttagaaaactttttctatcgcatACGAGCTAGTCAGGGTATGAATACCCATCCCTCagctcacgaaattcaatacaTAGTTGCGCGACTGatctcaatgaaaattttacgccAGAGATTTGAGAAGAAAGGTTCTAATTGTGCAGATgatgacgatgtaaatttagATTGGTATATAGGCCCCGAGGATCGTCATCTTGAGACAGAGGTAGGAGACCAGCGAAATGAGGATCTCGTTTTAGAAGAGATTGATGTGGAAGACatacattttgctgaagaaagtGATGAAGCTGAGGTACAAGTGCAGCGTTACTTCACAGGCTAtggtatttaccagaaaatgctGTGCAAGttgaaatgtgaaaagtgcacccACGCCATGACGAAAACCAAAGGGGAGCTGAAGTTGCATTCAGAAGCCCTGATAAGATCAAAAAACTTCACGGATGACAGCGATTTAAGGCTTGTCAATCCTGAAGACAGGGTTTTCGAAGTGTGTCGACTCCAAATGGTGTGGTACCgtcagctcttcgcaaaatatgccCACATTGCAGGTCTTAGGTGTTTAATGTTGTCcgctctaaaagaaaaaacacaaaaagtgttTCCCGACTGGTTTGTAGGATCTGGCGAGTGTAGAGATCATCGCGAGAAGCTATTAGATTTTCTCTTAACTGTCCTTTTATTCAAGAATGCAAAGTGGCTCTTGCGAAATGAGGTCAATAAAGTCAAAGAaagaaaactacaaaataaattaaaaaagctgtaG